The genomic window cctagatgacagacagtcccatacatattaaatgtgtttcagtataagctagatacaatataataaTCACACTTTATTGATCATTTCaacaggaatacaaagaaacaagAGTGTCACTGGCAGTTTTATATTCATTCACTTTTCATAAGGAGTCATCCTCAGTCATTAGTACCTGTGACAGCCCTCTACTGTGGACACTTGGGGCAAATGAAGAGTGAACCAGGGGTGCTCCCATCATTAGAAAGGAAAGCACAGAAGTAAGGGCGAAGAGGCCCTTCAAAATCTAGGTTTGAGAGCATGTGGATAATGTATCTATATATGCcatcataaaatgctatatacCTCATTTCATAATCAAGAAAAATGCCCACTTTGTGTCCAGATGTGCTGCAATGACAGCCGTTTTCTGAATTCCAGAAGAAGAATTCATTTTCAGATGTGGAGCCTGTAATGGTTCTTACATGCTCAGATGAGAAGAAGATCAGCCCCTTTCTTCTGATTGGATCTTTACAGATGCCCAATTCCCACTCTGTCTTGTCTCCCAACTCCACTTCCCAATAGTGTCTTCCTGAGGTGAATTCCTGGGCTCCCAAAACCACAAGAGAAGAGTCAAGTCTCCCTTTGTTGTCAGGCAGGTCTTGACAGATGCTTCCATACTGGATCCTCTTCAGATCTTCAGACAGGAGGAGATGAGGATGGGCTGATTCAGGATCAAAAGTTATATCCTTGTGGAAACTCATGAGCATTTCTCTCATGCCTGTGACAGACCAGGTATGCCAGGAAACGCAAGCAAGCTCTGGTTTTTTAAGTAGgagctcttctttctttttccaagtgcCTGGCATCTCTTGGATCATTTCCAAGGGCATCTTGTCCAAATTCTCTTCTACTTGGAACATCATTTGTTCTAGACTCTTGATATGTTCGGACAGCTCATGCTCCTTCTCCTCCAGGTTGACCACATTGTCTCTATATTGGTGCTGCAGCTGTTTGAGGAAATGATATTCTTCATCCCATAAGAACTCGTGAATTTTCCCATATTCAGAAGTAGCTGACTCTTTCAAAGTGGCAGAACGCTCTGTGAATTGTGCTTCTCTTCTTCTCAATGTGTCCCCTGCAGTTtgaagtttctctttttttttctgtaagactCTCCATTTATCTCGGAGCTTGTTCTTGCACTTGTCAGTTGCTGTCTCCAAGGGAAGGACTTGGTGGTCCTTGTGCTCTGGGGCTGATAAGCAGGAATCACAGAGAGCTCTGTGGTCTTCCTCACAGAAGAACATCACTCGTTCTCCATGTTGATCACAGGTGCTGAGGCCCAGCTCTTTCTGCAGCAGGTGAGGTTGGAGCATCTTGGCCAGTGGTGCACTGAGTCTGCAGGTTCCTGCTCGCCAGCAAGTCAGCCTGTCTGATGAATGACTCCCCTGCACTCTGTACAGGTTGAGGTTTCAGTGATTCTCTCACTGCCCTGGAGAAGACAACTCTCTGCACCCTCAGTCTCCCAGTCAGTGAAGTAGTGAAGTAGTTCAGGCAGATGCAAGCAAGTGAGACCTAGCTGGGAGATTTCAAACTCTTGCTTGTATGTTCTCTGATTCCTTCCTTTCAGGTAGAGAGAGTGCTAGCTCCTGCCCTTGAGCTCTGGCAGCAAAAGATCTTGGCCCTGAGCTGTGTGagcctttttatatcttttcccctGCTTAACCCTTGTCTTAACTCCACCCCCAACAAGGTGACAACTCTTGTCTTTTGTGAGGACTTCCACTCTCTGCTTCagggctgagttctcaccttccTTCTAATCCCACCCTTCAGAGTCAGCATCTCTTGAGAAGaaaactccttccctccctcctagtGCTTAGAAAGATCTCCCCACTGGGTCACTTAGCAGTAACATTCTCATTTGCAAACCTCAAgacatcacctttctgatgtGCTGAGATAGAAACATGGCAAGGAAAGACCCTTCACCCCTACCCCCCACCgtaaacaaaatcttttttttttttaccaaactGCTTCCCACCCATGGCTCCCATGAAGAAAACTAGTATCAGCCTTTGCTATCCCTCCCCCTTAGTTTCCCCTTTCTACCTCATTTCATAATTACGATTCAATCACTGGATCAAgatgtctttatatttttaaaggatttttttagaAGGAccttatttctga from Sminthopsis crassicaudata isolate SCR6 chromosome 3, ASM4859323v1, whole genome shotgun sequence includes these protein-coding regions:
- the LOC141561960 gene encoding putative E3 ubiquitin-protein ligase TRIML1 gives rise to the protein MLQPHLLQKELGLSTCDQHGERVMFFCEEDHRALCDSCLSAPEHKDHQVLPLETATDKCKNKLRDKWRVLQKKKEKLQTAGDTLRRREAQFTERSATLKESATSEYGKIHEFLWDEEYHFLKQLQHQYRDNVVNLEEKEHELSEHIKSLEQMMFQVEENLDKMPLEMIQEMPGTWKKKEELLLKKPELACVSWHTWSVTGMREMLMSFHKDITFDPESAHPHLLLSEDLKRIQYGSICQDLPDNKGRLDSSLVVLGAQEFTSGRHYWEVELGDKTEWELGICKDPIRRKGLIFFSSEHVRTITGSTSENEFFFWNSENGCHCSTSGHKVGIFLDYEMRYIAFYDGIYRYIIHMLSNLDFEGPLRPYFCAFLSNDGSTPGSLFICPKCPQ